A section of the Alkalihalobacillus sp. LMS39 genome encodes:
- the spoIIE gene encoding stage II sporulation protein E, producing the protein MKGKVTKDVIEPMRDWLYMDRFFSIVTAMSDKAKHRIDWLLFQWGLLLFIVGFLLGRAMILSEITPFILPFVAVVYVLKKEKVGMAALAVLLGALTSVIHNGWFVVLSIFFFLLIYKAASAFLEESTKSLPYIVFLGSISARLFITYIAVGDITGYSWMMATVEAGLSFILTMIFLQSIPLLTSKKIHQPLKNEEMVCLIILLASVMTGTIGWMIYDMTVEHILARYLVVLFAFVAGAAIGSTVGVVTGLILSLASVASLYQMSLLAFAGLLGGLLKEGKKVGVSIGLLIGTLLIGLYGEGGGQISITIAETMVAILLFIITPKSWTTKLARFIPGTVEHSKEQQQYLRKIRDITAGRVEQFSHLFHTLSDSFSANGIHVETDEKDKEVDYFLSNVTEKTCQTCFKKERCWVQNFQKTYDSMQNLMVDAEKSGGVQNPSLLIEWKKYCVKHDKVVTAIQQEIGQFQAHKKLRKQVLESRKLVADQLLGVSRVMGDFAKEIQKEKEAHYMQEEQMLDALRGVGLEVGHIDIYRLEEGNIEIEMSIAQGHHGQAEKIIAPMLSDILRETIIVKSEDNQFYPNGYSHVSFGSAKKYVVDVGVANVAKGGGWISGDSYSTIELGSGKHAVAISDGMGNGERAHLESNETLQLLQKILQSGIEETVAIKSVNSVLSLRTTDEIFSTLDLAMIDLQDASAKFLKIGSIPSFIKRGSSVLKIEASNLPMGMIQEFDVDVVSEQLKPGDLLIMISDGIFDAPKHVENKELWMKRIISEIDTENPQEVADTILERVIRSSSNVIGDDMTIVVTKVKRNTPKWAAIPMYKSTKIVKKKAQ; encoded by the coding sequence ATGAAGGGTAAAGTAACAAAAGATGTAATAGAGCCTATGCGAGACTGGCTTTATATGGATCGGTTCTTTTCTATTGTTACAGCGATGAGTGACAAAGCGAAGCACCGGATAGACTGGTTATTATTTCAGTGGGGCCTTCTCTTATTTATTGTCGGCTTTTTGCTTGGACGAGCTATGATACTTTCTGAAATTACACCGTTTATACTGCCGTTTGTTGCAGTTGTATATGTTCTAAAGAAAGAAAAAGTAGGTATGGCAGCCTTAGCCGTATTACTAGGCGCACTAACGAGTGTGATTCATAACGGGTGGTTTGTGGTCTTATCAATTTTCTTTTTTCTACTTATATACAAAGCAGCATCTGCTTTTTTAGAGGAATCCACCAAAAGTCTCCCTTATATTGTCTTTTTGGGGTCGATATCCGCACGATTATTCATTACATATATCGCAGTTGGTGATATAACTGGATATTCGTGGATGATGGCGACAGTAGAGGCAGGATTAAGCTTTATCTTAACAATGATTTTTCTACAGTCCATACCATTGCTAACGAGTAAAAAAATACACCAACCTTTAAAAAATGAAGAGATGGTTTGCCTAATTATTTTGTTAGCTTCCGTAATGACCGGTACAATTGGCTGGATGATATATGATATGACAGTGGAACATATTTTAGCACGATATTTAGTCGTTTTATTTGCTTTTGTTGCAGGAGCGGCAATTGGATCTACAGTTGGGGTTGTTACCGGATTGATATTAAGCTTAGCCAGTGTCGCTAGTTTATATCAGATGAGTTTATTAGCTTTTGCAGGTTTGCTTGGCGGATTATTAAAAGAAGGAAAAAAAGTCGGTGTAAGTATTGGACTCTTAATCGGAACTTTATTAATTGGACTTTATGGTGAAGGTGGCGGGCAAATTTCCATAACGATAGCGGAAACAATGGTAGCTATTTTACTTTTTATTATTACTCCGAAATCTTGGACAACGAAGCTTGCTCGCTTCATACCAGGGACAGTCGAGCATTCAAAAGAACAACAACAATATTTACGTAAAATACGAGATATTACAGCAGGTAGAGTAGAACAGTTTTCTCATCTGTTCCATACTTTATCAGATAGCTTTTCTGCAAATGGAATTCATGTAGAGACTGATGAAAAAGATAAAGAAGTAGATTATTTCCTGAGCAATGTAACCGAAAAGACTTGCCAAACATGCTTTAAAAAGGAAAGATGCTGGGTACAAAACTTTCAAAAAACATATGACTCGATGCAAAATTTAATGGTCGATGCAGAAAAGTCAGGTGGTGTTCAAAACCCATCACTTTTAATAGAGTGGAAAAAGTATTGTGTCAAACATGATAAAGTAGTCACAGCAATACAACAGGAGATTGGACAATTTCAAGCCCATAAAAAATTGAGAAAACAAGTGTTGGAAAGCAGAAAATTAGTAGCTGACCAATTACTTGGTGTTTCACGTGTGATGGGGGACTTTGCAAAAGAGATTCAAAAAGAAAAAGAAGCCCATTATATGCAGGAAGAGCAAATGTTAGATGCACTTCGAGGTGTTGGGCTTGAAGTGGGGCACATTGACATTTATCGATTAGAAGAAGGAAATATAGAAATTGAGATGAGCATCGCTCAAGGTCACCATGGACAAGCTGAAAAGATTATTGCACCGATGTTATCTGATATTTTACGAGAGACGATTATTGTGAAAAGTGAGGATAATCAATTTTATCCAAATGGGTATAGTCATGTATCATTTGGTTCAGCGAAAAAATATGTTGTTGATGTAGGCGTGGCGAATGTTGCAAAAGGTGGAGGTTGGATATCCGGAGATAGCTACTCTACGATTGAACTTGGTTCTGGTAAACATGCTGTGGCAATAAGTGATGGTATGGGAAACGGAGAAAGAGCACATTTAGAGAGCAATGAAACATTACAGCTGCTTCAAAAAATACTCCAATCCGGAATAGAGGAAACCGTTGCGATTAAATCTGTCAATTCAGTACTATCGCTTCGAACAACAGACGAAATTTTCTCAACATTAGATTTAGCAATGATAGATTTACAAGACGCTAGTGCGAAATTTTTAAAGATCGGTTCCATCCCAAGCTTTATAAAGCGTGGTTCATCTGTATTAAAAATAGAAGCTAGCAATTTACCAATGGGGATGATTCAAGAGTTTGATGTCGATGTCGTCAGTGAGCAACTAAAGCCCGGGGATTTACTCATCATGATTAGTGATGGCATTTTTGATGCACCAAAACATGTGGAAAATAAGGAGTTATGGATGAAGCGAATCATATCTGAAATCGATACAGAAAATCCGCAAGAAGTTGCAGATACAATATTAGAACGAGTCATTCGTTCAAGTTCAAATGTTATCGGGGATGATATGACAATCGTTGTAACAAAAGTGAAACGAAATACACCAAAGTGGGCAGCGATTCCAATGTACAAATCGACAAAAATAGTAAAAAAGAAAGCTCAATAA
- a CDS encoding VWA domain-containing protein, translating into MGKGTLKQILLLTDGCSNQGEDPVAIASLAKEQGITVNVIGVVDDSHMSEQGIKEVEEIALAGGGVSQVVYAKQLAKTVQMVTRKAMTQTLYGVVNKELQQILGKEQDMEDLAPEKRGQVMEVVDELGETIDLEVLILVDTSASMKNKLPMVQEALTDLSISLTSRMGDNRFALYSFPGKRKEIDRLLDWTPKLDTLTGMFHKLSSGGITPTGPALQVALHKFEKNSSRRSMISRDDEQLYEEPGM; encoded by the coding sequence ATGGGAAAAGGAACGTTAAAGCAAATTCTCTTATTAACGGATGGTTGTTCGAATCAAGGTGAGGATCCAGTTGCCATTGCCTCATTAGCGAAAGAGCAAGGGATTACTGTAAATGTTATCGGTGTAGTCGATGATAGTCATATGAGTGAACAAGGAATAAAGGAAGTTGAAGAAATTGCATTAGCGGGTGGTGGCGTTAGTCAAGTCGTCTATGCAAAACAATTAGCAAAAACCGTACAGATGGTAACAAGAAAAGCAATGACCCAAACATTGTATGGGGTTGTTAATAAAGAATTACAACAAATATTAGGCAAAGAACAAGATATGGAAGACTTAGCTCCTGAAAAACGAGGGCAAGTAATGGAAGTTGTTGATGAGTTAGGTGAGACAATTGATTTAGAAGTTCTCATCTTAGTCGATACGAGTGCGAGTATGAAAAATAAACTCCCGATGGTTCAAGAAGCACTAACGGATTTATCTATAAGTTTAACTTCTCGTATGGGAGATAATCGCTTTGCTCTTTATAGCTTTCCGGGCAAACGAAAAGAAATTGACCGTTTATTAGATTGGACACCAAAACTAGATACACTAACGGGAATGTTTCATAAGCTTTCATCAGGAGGGATTACACCGACTGGCCCAGCTTTACAAGTGGCGTTGCACAAGTTTGAGAAAAATAGCTCAAGAAGGAGTATGATTTCTCGTGATGATGAACAACTCTATGAAGAGCCAGGCATGTAA
- a CDS encoding protein kinase family protein, with the protein MMNNSMKSQACKLANGTKFVGKWHRKPYKIIKPLGSGATGTVYLAHSADGEVALKIGVNNMAITSEVNVLKHFSKVQGQVLGPSLLDVDDYVTQEGVLPFYAMEYLNGEGLIPFIQKRGEEWLGIFIVQLLGDLDRLHRAGWVFGDLKPDNLLIVGPPSRVRWMDVGGTTLLGRSVKEYTEFYDRGYWGLGTRKAEPSYDLFAVAMIMINCVYPKRFDKKGEKPLQQLKAAIDGKAQLHPYRMVIMKALQGKYENAQDMRKEVVDIVSNKTTYKHKPQPQTRKTYKKKVKKKKEKSSYFVEIFLIISFLLLAYILYLFGQLM; encoded by the coding sequence ATGATGAACAACTCTATGAAGAGCCAGGCATGTAAACTAGCAAATGGAACAAAGTTTGTTGGGAAATGGCATCGTAAGCCTTATAAAATCATAAAACCGTTAGGATCAGGTGCAACAGGTACTGTGTACTTAGCCCATAGTGCTGATGGCGAAGTCGCATTAAAAATTGGTGTAAACAATATGGCAATTACATCTGAGGTAAACGTGCTGAAGCATTTTTCGAAGGTCCAAGGCCAAGTACTTGGGCCTTCTTTGTTAGATGTTGATGATTATGTAACACAAGAAGGGGTCCTCCCTTTTTATGCGATGGAATATTTAAATGGGGAAGGGTTAATCCCATTCATTCAAAAAAGAGGAGAAGAATGGCTAGGTATTTTTATTGTACAACTGTTAGGTGACTTAGATCGACTCCACCGAGCGGGTTGGGTGTTTGGAGATTTAAAGCCGGATAATCTTCTTATTGTTGGCCCACCTTCTCGGGTTCGGTGGATGGATGTAGGTGGAACGACATTGCTTGGTCGTTCTGTTAAGGAGTATACAGAATTTTATGATCGTGGATATTGGGGGCTTGGAACTCGAAAAGCAGAGCCAAGCTATGATTTATTTGCAGTCGCAATGATTATGATAAATTGTGTTTATCCAAAACGTTTTGACAAAAAAGGGGAAAAACCGCTACAGCAATTAAAAGCCGCTATTGATGGGAAAGCGCAGCTTCATCCGTACCGAATGGTTATCATGAAAGCATTACAAGGGAAATATGAAAATGCTCAAGATATGAGAAAAGAGGTAGTGGACATTGTCAGTAATAAAACAACATATAAACATAAACCACAACCTCAAACGAGAAAAACATATAAGAAAAAAGTGAAGAAGAAAAAAGAAAAATCTTCTTATTTTGTTGAAATCTTTCTCATTATCTCTTTCCTTCTTTTAGCATATATCCTATACTTATTTGGACAATTAATGTAG
- a CDS encoding threonine/serine exporter family protein — protein MTKADRIMDICLLAGETMLIYGAETYRVEETIERMAKAGGVTNVHSFVTTTGIFLSFDDEGKGDMMQMVRVDDRIYDLNKVSLVNQVSREYVSSEIDEQKAYEKLLEIAKAPMNYPPWLIHIASGMAGAGFSYLFGGGIRDMLPAFIAGFIVSLALFTFQDYLKVKFFAEFIAAFIGGATAIFLVYIGLGINLDQIIIGTLMPLVPGVPLTNAVRDLMSGDYVAGVSRGAEAMLTALSIATGIALAIGLFLA, from the coding sequence ATGACAAAAGCAGACCGAATTATGGATATTTGTTTGCTTGCAGGTGAAACGATGCTCATTTACGGAGCAGAAACCTATCGAGTAGAAGAAACAATAGAACGAATGGCTAAGGCCGGGGGCGTTACTAATGTCCATAGTTTTGTAACGACAACGGGAATCTTTCTTTCCTTTGATGATGAAGGGAAAGGTGACATGATGCAAATGGTTCGAGTTGATGACAGAATTTATGATTTAAATAAAGTGTCATTAGTGAACCAAGTTTCAAGGGAATATGTTTCCTCTGAAATAGATGAGCAAAAAGCCTATGAAAAATTACTAGAAATTGCAAAAGCGCCAATGAACTATCCGCCTTGGCTTATTCATATTGCTTCTGGTATGGCTGGTGCGGGCTTCTCTTATTTGTTTGGTGGAGGCATTCGAGATATGCTTCCGGCGTTTATTGCAGGATTTATCGTAAGCTTAGCTTTATTTACCTTTCAGGATTATTTAAAAGTGAAGTTTTTCGCAGAATTTATAGCGGCTTTTATCGGTGGCGCAACAGCAATCTTTCTTGTCTATATTGGCTTAGGGATAAATCTAGACCAAATCATTATTGGAACGTTAATGCCACTTGTTCCAGGAGTGCCTTTAACAAATGCAGTCAGAGATTTAATGTCTGGAGATTATGTTGCTGGTGTAAGTCGAGGAGCTGAAGCAATGCTAACAGCTTTATCAATTGCAACGGGAATCGCACTAGCCATTGGATTGTTTTTAGCGTAA
- a CDS encoding threonine/serine exporter family protein, with the protein MWLEIIMCYIATFSFGILFNVPTRALYFGALLGCLSWVLFQFLPNFGVTLILATAIASLTSASLSHILAKRFRIPVTMFSIPAIIPLVPGSKAYFTMRAFVERDYVLGLELGIDTLFQAGAIAAGLVFALSIFSFRKGGIGQRYEPSR; encoded by the coding sequence ATGTGGTTAGAAATTATAATGTGTTATATTGCAACATTTTCATTTGGTATTCTTTTTAATGTACCTACCCGAGCGCTTTACTTTGGAGCGTTGCTTGGATGCTTGTCGTGGGTGTTGTTTCAATTTCTCCCTAACTTTGGTGTAACGTTAATTTTAGCTACAGCCATAGCCTCTTTGACAAGTGCTAGTTTATCGCATATTTTGGCTAAACGTTTTCGTATTCCTGTAACGATGTTTAGTATTCCCGCCATTATTCCGCTCGTTCCGGGAAGTAAAGCTTATTTTACAATGAGAGCATTTGTTGAAAGAGATTATGTGTTAGGCCTAGAGCTTGGTATTGATACGCTGTTTCAAGCTGGTGCGATTGCTGCAGGGTTAGTATTCGCCTTGTCCATTTTTTCTTTTAGGAAAGGAGGAATTGGACAGCGATATGAACCAAGTCGTTAG
- the tilS gene encoding tRNA lysidine(34) synthetase TilS: MNQVVRKIIHTYMKQDDIVVVGVSGGPDSLALLHYLWKYEKQFKLICAHVDHQLRSDTSYEDFQFVEHFCQQRGIIFEGSRIDVKTYKEDHGLSTQVAARHCRYRFFETVMAKYNAEYLALGHHGDDQIETIVMNQVRGTVGVGLAGIPRTREFGVGKIIRPFLGITKAEIEHYCKEENLQPRTDESNTSLHYTRNRFRKVILPFFKDENPNVHAHFQKQSEWIQEDEMFLEQLTTEALKSVIIERKPENIKIDVMKVREMAIPLQRRGIHLILKYLYGKIHPSIKMIHIEQIIDVLHATHPSGQVSLPNGVKAIRSYDHCSFTYVTNQKKRTIGRTWTIPGSITMDSGVLTCQRIPSSEMKVEKGANVLIVDANAISLPLFVRTRQEGDKIAPMGMTGSKKISRIFIDNKVDTEKRNSWPIVTDADGDIIWVPCFVKSRKGMIGEASTSCLVLTFTAFQ; the protein is encoded by the coding sequence ATGAACCAAGTCGTTAGAAAGATCATTCATACATATATGAAACAAGATGATATTGTTGTTGTAGGTGTTTCTGGTGGTCCCGATTCGTTAGCCCTTCTTCATTATTTATGGAAGTATGAAAAGCAATTCAAGTTAATATGCGCCCATGTTGACCACCAATTACGAAGTGATACTTCATATGAAGACTTTCAATTTGTAGAGCATTTTTGCCAACAGCGAGGAATTATATTTGAAGGCTCACGTATAGATGTAAAAACGTACAAGGAAGACCATGGATTAAGTACGCAAGTGGCGGCTAGACATTGTCGGTATCGATTTTTTGAAACGGTTATGGCTAAATATAACGCAGAGTATTTGGCATTGGGTCATCACGGAGATGACCAAATCGAAACGATCGTAATGAACCAAGTAAGAGGAACAGTTGGTGTGGGGTTAGCAGGAATCCCACGTACTCGTGAATTTGGAGTTGGTAAAATCATTCGTCCTTTTTTAGGAATAACAAAAGCTGAAATAGAGCACTATTGTAAAGAAGAGAATCTTCAACCAAGAACAGATGAGAGTAATACGTCTCTCCATTATACGAGAAATCGCTTTAGAAAAGTAATTCTTCCTTTCTTTAAAGATGAAAACCCAAATGTTCATGCCCATTTTCAAAAACAAAGTGAATGGATCCAAGAAGACGAAATGTTTCTTGAACAACTAACAACAGAAGCTTTAAAGAGTGTTATCATTGAAAGAAAGCCTGAAAATATTAAAATTGATGTGATGAAAGTAAGGGAAATGGCAATCCCTTTACAAAGAAGAGGGATTCATCTAATATTAAAATATCTTTACGGGAAAATTCATCCATCTATTAAAATGATACATATTGAACAAATTATTGATGTGTTACATGCTACTCATCCTTCAGGGCAAGTTTCACTTCCAAACGGGGTGAAGGCCATTCGTTCCTATGACCATTGTTCGTTTACATATGTTACAAATCAAAAAAAAAGGACAATAGGAAGAACATGGACGATTCCTGGGAGCATAACAATGGATTCAGGCGTATTAACCTGTCAACGAATACCATCTTCTGAAATGAAGGTGGAAAAAGGGGCAAATGTATTGATTGTCGATGCAAATGCAATTTCACTACCTCTATTTGTAAGAACAAGGCAGGAGGGAGATAAAATTGCACCAATGGGTATGACAGGTTCAAAGAAAATTAGTCGCATCTTTATTGACAATAAAGTAGATACTGAAAAAAGAAACAGTTGGCCGATTGTGACAGATGCAGACGGAGATATCATTTGGGTTCCTTGTTTTGTTAAATCAAGAAAGGGTATGATAGGTGAAGCATCAACATCATGTCTTGTTCTAACCTTTACAGCTTTTCAGTGA
- the hpt gene encoding hypoxanthine phosphoribosyltransferase — MREDIQEVLISEEEIQIKVQELGKQLTEEYRDKNPLVIGVLKGAMLFMADLTKRIDTYIEMDFMDVSSYGSGVVSTGEVKIIKDLDTSVEGRDVLIVEDIIDSGLTLSYLVKLFHYRKAKSVKVVTLLDKPEGRKVDLTPDLAGFIVPDAFVVGYGLDYAERYRNLPYIGVLKPEIYGA, encoded by the coding sequence ATGAGAGAAGATATTCAAGAAGTGTTAATTTCGGAAGAGGAAATACAAATAAAAGTACAAGAGCTTGGAAAACAGCTTACAGAGGAGTACCGGGATAAAAATCCTCTAGTGATTGGTGTATTAAAAGGAGCTATGCTCTTTATGGCTGATTTAACAAAGCGAATCGACACCTATATTGAAATGGACTTTATGGATGTTTCAAGCTATGGTTCGGGCGTTGTTTCTACAGGAGAAGTAAAAATTATTAAAGATTTAGACACATCTGTAGAAGGCCGAGATGTGTTAATTGTAGAAGATATCATTGATAGTGGACTAACTTTGAGTTATTTGGTTAAACTATTTCATTATCGAAAAGCAAAATCAGTAAAAGTTGTCACATTATTAGACAAACCCGAGGGGAGAAAAGTCGATTTAACACCAGATTTGGCGGGGTTTATCGTTCCTGATGCCTTTGTTGTTGGGTATGGACTAGATTATGCTGAGCGATATCGAAACCTCCCGTATATTGGGGTACTAAAGCCGGAGATTTACGGGGCGTAA
- the ftsH gene encoding ATP-dependent zinc metalloprotease FtsH — protein sequence MNRIFRNTIFYLLIFLVIVGIVSFFSGDQTQTEPLTTDQFFERLEANQVASFTVKPERQVYVVRGQLVNAEEGAFFEANLPRTEQVFDIILAAEGPAGESLWDTEPADETSGWVTFFTGIIPFIIIFILFFFLLSQAQGGGSRVMNFGKSKAKMVQDDKKKAKFKDVAGADEEKQELVEVVEFLKDPRKFSAIGARIPKGVLLVGPPGTGKTLLARAVAGEAGVPFFSISGSDFVEMFVGVGASRVRDLFENAKKNAPCIIFIDEIDAVGRQRGAGLGGGHDEREQTLNQLLVEMDGFSANEGIIIIAATNRADILDPALLRPGRFDRQIMVGRPDVIGREAVLHVHAKNKPLGDDVNLKTIATRTPGFSGADLENLLNEAALIAARQNKKKINMIHIEEAIDRVIAGPAKKSRVISEKEKKIVAWHEAGHTVVGVKLENADMVHKVTIVPRGQAGGYAVMLPKEDRYFMTKPELLDKIIGLLGGRVAEEITFQEASTGAHNDFQRATGIARKMVTEYGMSEKLGPMQFVSGSGGQVFLGRDIQNEQNYSDQIAYEIDLEVQKIIKDCYDRCKQILTENRESLDLVAKTLMDIETLDAEQIKSLINEGKLPENHHTNLVHTDEQKDEDVKVTISSKKEDEKEESTVISSHVYDKKEEQQDKTEKTNTETEEDKDSKK from the coding sequence ATGAATCGAATATTTCGCAACACAATATTCTATTTATTAATTTTTTTAGTCATAGTAGGGATAGTAAGTTTCTTTAGTGGAGACCAAACACAAACAGAGCCATTAACGACAGATCAGTTTTTTGAACGTTTAGAAGCAAACCAGGTGGCATCGTTTACAGTTAAACCTGAACGCCAAGTGTATGTAGTCCGTGGCCAACTTGTGAATGCTGAGGAAGGGGCTTTTTTCGAAGCAAATCTTCCAAGAACAGAACAAGTATTTGACATTATACTGGCGGCAGAGGGACCTGCTGGTGAGTCGCTATGGGATACAGAACCCGCTGATGAAACGAGTGGCTGGGTAACATTCTTTACGGGAATTATTCCGTTTATTATTATCTTTATTTTGTTTTTCTTCTTATTAAGCCAAGCTCAAGGCGGCGGTAGCCGTGTCATGAACTTTGGAAAAAGTAAAGCTAAGATGGTTCAAGATGATAAGAAAAAAGCAAAATTCAAAGATGTAGCTGGTGCAGATGAAGAAAAGCAAGAGTTAGTGGAAGTTGTAGAATTCTTAAAAGATCCACGGAAGTTCTCTGCGATTGGAGCAAGGATACCAAAAGGGGTTTTACTAGTTGGACCTCCTGGTACGGGTAAGACATTATTAGCTCGTGCCGTTGCTGGTGAAGCAGGAGTACCGTTTTTCTCTATAAGTGGTTCTGACTTTGTTGAAATGTTTGTTGGGGTCGGTGCATCTCGTGTCCGTGACTTATTTGAGAATGCTAAGAAAAATGCCCCGTGTATTATTTTTATTGATGAAATTGATGCTGTTGGTCGTCAACGTGGAGCAGGTCTCGGCGGAGGACATGATGAGCGTGAACAAACGTTAAATCAATTGCTCGTTGAGATGGATGGTTTTAGTGCAAATGAAGGTATCATTATTATTGCAGCGACAAACCGTGCAGACATTCTTGACCCAGCCTTGTTACGTCCAGGTCGTTTCGATAGACAAATTATGGTTGGACGTCCAGATGTTATTGGACGTGAAGCTGTTTTACATGTTCATGCGAAAAACAAGCCGCTTGGTGATGATGTAAATTTAAAAACCATCGCCACGCGTACTCCAGGGTTTTCTGGTGCAGATTTAGAAAACTTATTAAATGAGGCAGCACTTATTGCGGCAAGGCAAAACAAGAAAAAAATTAATATGATTCATATTGAAGAGGCCATAGACAGAGTGATTGCTGGCCCAGCGAAAAAGAGCCGTGTGATTTCTGAAAAGGAAAAGAAAATTGTGGCATGGCATGAAGCAGGGCATACTGTTGTTGGTGTGAAATTAGAAAACGCTGATATGGTTCATAAAGTAACAATCGTCCCAAGGGGTCAAGCTGGTGGTTATGCAGTGATGCTTCCGAAAGAAGATCGTTATTTCATGACAAAACCAGAGCTACTAGATAAAATTATTGGCTTACTTGGTGGTCGTGTTGCTGAGGAAATTACGTTCCAAGAAGCGAGTACGGGAGCTCATAATGACTTCCAACGAGCAACAGGTATTGCTCGCAAAATGGTAACGGAATATGGGATGAGTGAAAAACTCGGTCCAATGCAGTTCGTGTCTGGAAGTGGCGGCCAAGTATTTTTAGGTCGTGATATTCAAAATGAACAAAACTACAGTGACCAAATCGCGTATGAAATTGATTTAGAAGTTCAAAAGATAATAAAAGATTGTTATGATCGTTGTAAACAAATTCTTACTGAAAACCGTGAAAGTCTTGATTTAGTTGCCAAAACATTAATGGATATTGAAACATTAGATGCAGAACAAATTAAGTCTTTAATTAACGAAGGAAAGTTACCGGAAAACCACCATACAAACCTTGTTCATACAGATGAACAAAAAGATGAGGATGTTAAAGTAACCATTTCTTCGAAAAAAGAAGATGAAAAAGAAGAATCTACTGTGATTTCAAGTCATGTCTATGACAAAAAAGAAGAACAGCAAGACAAAACAGAAAAGACAAACACGGAAACAGAAGAAGACAAAGACAGTAAAAAATAA